Genomic window (Candidatus Binatia bacterium):
GACGATCGAGTAGGGAAATTTTCGAACGATAAACCGCCGCCTGCTGTTATCAAATTTCGGCCATCTTAGAGGCGTCTCAGCAATGAGACGGACGCCGCGCTCGATTTCCCGCTCAAAGTCAGAGGCGACCGTGATTCCACGGGAATGGTACCAGGCAAATGCGG
Coding sequences:
- a CDS encoding type II toxin-antitoxin system RelE/ParE family toxin, with product MAQTKVVFHPGASEDYEAAFAWYHSRGITVASDFEREIERGVRLIAETPLRWPKFDNSRRRFIVRKFPYSIVYEIINDEVVILAVAHGRRRPYYWRDRVG